A window of the Thiomicrospira microaerophila genome harbors these coding sequences:
- the atpA gene encoding F0F1 ATP synthase subunit alpha: MQLNPSEISDLIKNRIAGFEVTAESGSEGTVVSIADGIALIHGVSDVMYGEMVQFDEQTFGMALNLERDSVGVVVLGEYEHISEGDKVTCTGRILEVPVGPELMGRVVDGLGRPIDGKGPIDTKLTSPIERIAPGVIDRKSVDQPMMTGIKSIDSMIPVGRGQRELIIGDRQTGKTAIAIDAVISQKNTGVKCVYVAMGQKASTVNNIVRKLEEYGAMENTIVVAANASDPSALQFLAAYAGCAMGEYFRDRGEDALIIYDDLTKQAQAYRQISLLLRRPPGREAFPGDVFYLHSRLLERASRVSEEYVERFTNGEVKGKTGSLTALPIIETQAGDVSAFVPTNVISITDGQIFLETGLFAKGIRPAINAGLSVSRVGGAAQTKAIKKLGGGIRLDLAQYRELAAFAQFASDLDSATKAQLERGKRVTELMKQKQFLPLSIAEMAVSLYAANEGFLDDVDVEKIGDFEAALHAYMNSSQAELMAKINVKGDWNDEIIAGVKAGIESFKSTGVY, translated from the coding sequence ATGCAATTGAATCCCTCTGAAATCAGTGACTTAATCAAAAACCGCATTGCCGGTTTCGAAGTGACTGCAGAGTCTGGCAGTGAAGGTACCGTTGTTAGTATCGCTGACGGTATTGCGCTTATCCACGGCGTGTCAGATGTGATGTATGGTGAGATGGTTCAGTTTGACGAACAAACCTTTGGTATGGCGCTTAACCTTGAGCGTGATTCTGTAGGTGTGGTTGTTCTAGGCGAATATGAGCATATCTCTGAAGGCGACAAAGTAACCTGTACTGGTCGTATTTTAGAAGTTCCAGTTGGTCCAGAATTAATGGGTCGTGTTGTTGATGGTCTTGGACGTCCAATCGACGGCAAAGGTCCGATTGATACTAAGCTGACTTCACCTATCGAGCGTATTGCGCCTGGCGTAATCGACCGTAAGTCAGTTGATCAACCTATGATGACCGGTATTAAGTCAATTGACTCAATGATTCCGGTTGGTCGTGGTCAGCGTGAGTTGATTATCGGTGACCGTCAGACTGGTAAAACTGCGATCGCAATCGATGCGGTTATCAGCCAGAAAAACACCGGTGTTAAATGTGTTTACGTTGCAATGGGTCAAAAGGCTTCAACTGTAAACAACATCGTTCGTAAACTAGAAGAATATGGCGCAATGGAAAACACCATTGTTGTAGCAGCCAATGCTTCTGATCCTTCTGCACTTCAGTTTTTAGCTGCTTATGCAGGTTGTGCGATGGGTGAGTACTTCCGTGACCGTGGTGAAGATGCGTTAATTATTTATGACGATTTGACCAAACAAGCACAAGCTTACCGTCAAATTTCATTGTTATTACGCCGTCCACCAGGACGTGAAGCTTTCCCTGGTGACGTATTCTATCTACATTCACGTTTGTTAGAGCGTGCTTCTCGTGTTAGCGAAGAGTATGTAGAGCGTTTTACTAATGGTGAAGTTAAAGGTAAAACAGGTTCATTAACGGCATTACCGATTATCGAAACCCAAGCGGGTGACGTATCAGCATTCGTTCCTACCAACGTAATTTCGATCACTGATGGTCAAATTTTCTTGGAAACAGGTTTATTTGCTAAAGGTATCCGTCCTGCGATTAACGCTGGTTTGTCTGTATCACGTGTTGGTGGTGCTGCTCAAACTAAAGCGATTAAAAAGTTAGGTGGCGGTATTCGTCTTGACTTGGCTCAGTACCGTGAATTGGCTGCTTTTGCACAGTTTGCATCTGATCTTGACTCTGCAACCAAAGCTCAATTAGAGCGTGGTAAGCGCGTTACAGAATTGATGAAGCAAAAACAATTTTTGCCTCTTTCTATTGCTGAAATGGCTGTTTCTCTGTATGCCGCTAACGAAGGTTTCTTAGATGATGTTGATGTTGAGAAGATTGGTGATTTTGAAGCAGCGCTTCATGCATACATGAACTCTTCACAGGCTGAACTAATGGCTAAAATCAACGTTAAGGGTGACTGGAATGATGAAATCATTGCTGGCGTAAAAGCAGGCATTGAATCATTCAAATCAACCGGCGTTTACTAA
- the ubiA gene encoding 4-hydroxybenzoate octaprenyltransferase, which produces MSSAKSPADSKWLAYIQLMRLDKPIGIYLVLWPALWALWLAAEGKPPGLVLLVFILGAIIMRSAGCVINDYADRHWDGEVSRTCNRPLATGVLTAKQALGLFVLLCFIGFSLVLLLNPLTIFLSLGAVALAMLYPFTKRFTHWPQLFLGAAFAWAVPMAYAAVQNQIPYQAWLVFAITLVWTLIYDTMYAMADREDDRKVGIKSTAVLFADYDRLIIGLLQFVMLGLLIWLGWLAGLSLIYYLSIAGVAVMFGYHQWMIKDRDPLMCFEAFKLNHWAGLVILLGLVLHYWV; this is translated from the coding sequence ATGTCTTCGGCTAAATCGCCCGCGGATTCTAAATGGTTGGCTTATATTCAACTAATGCGCCTTGATAAACCGATTGGCATTTATCTGGTGCTTTGGCCTGCACTTTGGGCGTTATGGTTAGCGGCTGAAGGTAAACCACCAGGCCTGGTGCTTTTAGTATTTATTCTGGGTGCGATTATTATGCGTTCTGCCGGCTGTGTCATTAATGATTATGCTGACCGTCATTGGGATGGTGAAGTGTCACGCACCTGTAATCGACCTTTAGCAACCGGTGTTTTGACCGCTAAGCAGGCGTTAGGGCTATTTGTTTTACTCTGCTTTATCGGTTTTAGTCTTGTGCTATTGTTAAACCCGCTGACTATTTTTCTATCTTTGGGTGCCGTCGCACTGGCGATGCTCTATCCTTTTACCAAGCGATTTACCCATTGGCCGCAGTTGTTTTTAGGTGCCGCCTTTGCATGGGCTGTGCCGATGGCCTATGCAGCGGTGCAAAACCAAATCCCCTACCAGGCCTGGTTGGTGTTTGCGATAACCCTGGTTTGGACGTTAATTTATGACACCATGTACGCGATGGCCGATCGTGAAGATGACCGCAAAGTCGGGATTAAATCCACGGCGGTATTGTTTGCTGACTATGATCGCTTGATTATTGGTTTGTTGCAGTTTGTGATGCTGGGCTTGCTGATTTGGTTAGGATGGTTAGCGGGCTTGAGCTTAATCTATTATCTTAGTATCGCTGGCGTTGCCGTGATGTTTGGCTATCATCAGTGGATGATCAAAGACAGAGATCCTTTAATGTGTTTTGAAGCCTTTAAGCTGAATCACTGGGCAGGCCTGGTAATTTTATTAGGTCTGGTTTTACATTATTGGGTGTGA
- the atpE gene encoding F0F1 ATP synthase subunit C, which yields MEVTATMIADIYAATAIGVGVILAAAGLGSAIGWGLICSKTLEGIARQPEMRPALMTNMFIFAGLMESFPFIILAFAMWFLFANPFVGALQAAIGA from the coding sequence ATGGAAGTAACTGCTACTATGATTGCTGATATTTACGCCGCAACTGCGATTGGTGTAGGTGTAATTTTGGCAGCTGCAGGTTTAGGTTCTGCAATTGGTTGGGGTCTAATCTGTTCTAAAACTTTGGAAGGTATTGCTCGTCAACCAGAAATGCGTCCTGCTTTAATGACTAACATGTTCATTTTCGCTGGTCTTATGGAATCTTTCCCGTTCATTATTTTGGCATTCGCAATGTGGTTCTTGTTCGCTAACCCATTCGTAGGTGCATTACAAGCGGCTATCGGCGCTTAA
- a CDS encoding F0F1 ATP synthase subunit B, with protein MSINATLIIQIISFVLLIWFVNKVLWGPMSKLMEDRQKRIADGLSAAEKGKHELELAEQRAKDVLKDAKAQAQNVLSQAEKRSTEIVEDAKVKAAEEAERIKAAAQADIEQEISRAREQLRKEVAALVVSGAEKILSKEVDAKAHNEMLDTLVKQI; from the coding sequence GTGAGTATAAATGCAACCCTAATCATCCAGATTATTTCCTTTGTGTTATTAATCTGGTTCGTGAATAAGGTGCTGTGGGGGCCAATGTCTAAGCTAATGGAAGATCGTCAAAAGCGTATTGCTGATGGTCTTTCTGCAGCAGAAAAAGGCAAACATGAACTTGAGCTTGCAGAACAACGCGCAAAAGACGTGTTAAAAGATGCAAAAGCTCAAGCGCAAAATGTGCTAAGTCAAGCTGAAAAACGCAGCACTGAAATCGTAGAAGATGCGAAAGTAAAAGCTGCTGAAGAAGCTGAGCGCATTAAAGCGGCCGCCCAAGCAGATATTGAGCAAGAAATTAGCCGTGCTAGAGAGCAACTTCGTAAAGAAGTCGCCGCTTTAGTTGTATCAGGTGCTGAAAAAATCCTGAGCAAAGAAGTTGATGCTAAGGCTCATAATGAGATGCTTGATACCTTAGTAAAACAAATCTAA
- the tpx gene encoding thiol peroxidase translates to MAQITLKGTPIETVGELPAVGTPAPEAELTQGDLNDTSLADFKGSRLVLNVFPSIDTGVCAASVREFNRQAASLNNTKVLCISADLPFAQARFCGAEGIDNLVMLSSFRHDVFGSAFGLTIKTGPLRGLLSRAVIVLDENGKIIYTEQVPEIAQEPNYQAAIAAL, encoded by the coding sequence ATGGCACAGATTACATTAAAAGGAACACCGATTGAAACTGTCGGCGAATTACCGGCAGTCGGTACACCTGCTCCAGAAGCCGAGCTTACCCAAGGCGACTTAAATGATACGTCTTTAGCCGATTTTAAAGGCTCACGCCTAGTGTTAAATGTATTTCCGAGTATTGATACCGGTGTCTGCGCGGCATCTGTGCGCGAATTTAACCGCCAAGCCGCCAGCCTAAATAACACCAAGGTGCTTTGTATTTCTGCTGATTTGCCGTTTGCTCAGGCGCGCTTTTGTGGTGCGGAAGGCATTGACAATCTGGTCATGCTATCAAGTTTTCGCCATGATGTGTTTGGCTCTGCGTTTGGCTTAACCATCAAAACCGGCCCGTTACGCGGCTTACTTTCACGTGCGGTTATCGTTTTGGATGAAAACGGTAAAATCATCTACACTGAGCAGGTGCCGGAAATCGCTCAAGAACCCAACTACCAAGCCGCCATTGCCGCGCTTTAA
- a CDS encoding cytochrome b, producing MWRNQSNHYGIIHITLHWLIALVVFGLFALGLWMTQLDYYSPYYRSAPDLHRSIGLLVVMAMLLRFAWKQLNPKVQPLAQHARWETWLARIVHSLMYLLVIGLGITGYMISTAHGQPLMLFDWLAIPAIDFGIDYQEELAGDWHERLAWSLMLLVGIHLLGALKHHFIDKDSTLKRMISYKN from the coding sequence ATGTGGCGAAATCAATCTAATCATTACGGCATTATTCATATCACACTGCACTGGCTGATTGCGCTGGTTGTGTTTGGCCTGTTTGCACTGGGATTATGGATGACGCAATTGGATTATTACAGCCCTTACTACCGCAGTGCGCCTGATTTACATCGTAGCATCGGCCTATTGGTGGTGATGGCGATGCTATTGCGCTTTGCTTGGAAGCAGCTTAATCCGAAGGTTCAACCACTTGCCCAGCACGCAAGATGGGAAACTTGGTTAGCGAGGATTGTTCATAGTTTGATGTATCTGCTGGTTATTGGCTTAGGCATTACCGGCTATATGATTAGCACGGCTCATGGTCAACCTCTGATGTTATTTGATTGGCTGGCTATTCCCGCTATAGATTTCGGTATTGACTATCAAGAAGAGCTGGCCGGTGATTGGCATGAACGCTTGGCTTGGAGTTTGATGCTACTTGTCGGCATTCACCTATTAGGCGCACTTAAGCATCATTTTATTGACAAGGATTCCACTTTAAAACGCATGATTTCTTATAAAAACTAA
- the glmU gene encoding bifunctional UDP-N-acetylglucosamine diphosphorylase/glucosamine-1-phosphate N-acetyltransferase GlmU: MALKIVILAAGKGTRMRSNLPKVLQPLAAKPLLSHVIATAELLSPEQVIGVIGHGAEIVKQRIVESNLVWCLQTEQLGTGHAVQQAESFINASDTVLILYGDVPLTRVETLEQLLFLVDEKHPLALLTIELENPSGYGRIVRDSDLFVQQIVEQKDANLEQLAIQEVNTGIMAVNGQQLLGWLAHLSNNNAQGEYYLTDIIAMAVADGYQIQTSSPNDVIEVLGVNNKQQLQDLERQYQFQLACNLMEQGATLIDASRIDIRGNVSVGQDVEIDVNVVFEGQVKLADGVKIGANCVLKDVEIGANTVIKPFSHIDNAKLGQSCQIGPYARIRPDTELADQVHIGNFVEIKKTQVGQGSKVNHLSYIGDTQMGSLVNIGAGTITCNYDGVNKHKTFIGDRVFIGSDSQLVAPVSIGDDATIGAGSTITKTAPEGELTLSRAKQLTIKGWQKPTKKI, encoded by the coding sequence ATGGCACTTAAAATAGTTATTCTTGCAGCGGGTAAAGGCACTCGTATGCGTTCAAACCTGCCTAAAGTTTTACAACCTCTAGCTGCAAAACCCCTTCTTAGTCATGTGATTGCTACGGCTGAACTATTGAGTCCGGAGCAAGTTATCGGAGTGATTGGTCATGGTGCGGAAATCGTTAAACAGCGGATAGTGGAATCGAATTTAGTATGGTGTCTGCAAACCGAACAATTAGGTACGGGTCATGCGGTTCAACAGGCGGAAAGTTTTATTAATGCCAGTGATACTGTGTTGATTCTGTATGGCGATGTGCCGTTAACACGGGTTGAAACACTAGAACAACTTCTTTTTTTGGTTGATGAAAAACACCCATTAGCCTTGTTAACTATTGAGTTAGAAAATCCATCCGGCTATGGTCGTATAGTGCGTGATAGCGACTTATTTGTTCAACAAATTGTTGAGCAAAAGGATGCCAATCTAGAACAGTTGGCAATTCAGGAAGTCAATACCGGTATTATGGCAGTCAACGGTCAACAGCTTTTAGGCTGGTTGGCTCACTTAAGTAATAACAATGCGCAGGGCGAGTATTATCTGACGGATATTATTGCAATGGCTGTTGCCGATGGTTATCAAATTCAAACCAGTTCGCCTAACGATGTTATTGAAGTGCTTGGCGTTAATAATAAACAGCAATTGCAGGACCTTGAGCGTCAATATCAATTCCAGCTAGCTTGTAACTTAATGGAGCAAGGCGCAACGCTAATTGATGCCAGTCGGATCGATATTCGTGGAAATGTTTCAGTAGGCCAGGATGTTGAAATTGATGTTAATGTAGTTTTTGAAGGCCAGGTGAAGCTGGCTGACGGGGTGAAAATTGGTGCTAACTGTGTTTTAAAAGATGTCGAAATCGGTGCCAACACGGTTATCAAGCCCTTTAGTCATATTGATAATGCTAAGTTGGGTCAATCTTGTCAAATTGGCCCCTATGCGCGTATAAGACCGGATACGGAGTTGGCGGATCAAGTACATATCGGTAACTTTGTTGAAATTAAAAAAACTCAAGTCGGCCAGGGTTCTAAGGTCAATCATCTCAGCTATATTGGCGATACCCAAATGGGTTCGCTGGTCAATATCGGTGCGGGTACCATCACCTGTAATTATGATGGCGTCAACAAACATAAAACCTTTATCGGTGACCGTGTTTTTATAGGCTCAGATAGCCAATTGGTTGCGCCCGTGAGTATAGGGGACGATGCGACCATAGGTGCAGGTTCAACGATCACCAAAACCGCGCCCGAAGGTGAATTAACCTTAAGTCGTGCTAAGCAATTAACGATAAAAGGTTGGCAAAAGCCAACTAAAAAAATCTAA
- a CDS encoding F0F1 ATP synthase subunit delta, giving the protein MAELITTARPYAEAAFNFAKEKNQLTQWSDLLNNLALMAADATMAKLIANPSVTNENKLSVFAGVLGSDLTNEAKNLLVAMAENGRLSAIASVAQLFEQLKIAEEKRVKAYVVSAMEPTVEQKSNLSAALNSKFNAEVDIEYQVDQSLICGLRVKVGDWVVDNTANTQLQKLRAAIAN; this is encoded by the coding sequence ATGGCAGAATTAATCACAACCGCTCGACCTTATGCAGAAGCTGCTTTTAACTTCGCTAAGGAAAAAAATCAGCTTACTCAATGGTCTGATTTGTTGAATAATTTGGCTTTAATGGCTGCGGATGCAACCATGGCTAAATTAATTGCTAATCCAAGTGTTACTAACGAAAACAAATTATCTGTTTTCGCAGGTGTGCTGGGTTCAGATTTAACAAATGAAGCTAAAAACCTATTAGTAGCTATGGCTGAAAATGGTCGCCTGTCAGCGATAGCTTCAGTAGCTCAATTATTTGAGCAACTGAAAATCGCTGAAGAGAAGCGTGTAAAAGCCTATGTAGTTTCTGCTATGGAACCTACGGTTGAGCAAAAAAGTAATTTAAGTGCTGCTTTAAATTCGAAGTTTAATGCGGAAGTCGATATTGAATATCAAGTAGATCAATCATTGATCTGTGGCCTTCGTGTAAAAGTGGGTGATTGGGTTGTTGATAATACAGCCAATACCCAACTACAAAAACTTCGTGCAGCAATAGCCAATTAA
- a CDS encoding YceI family protein — MKKLKSMFIGAAAFLLAPFALANATTYDIDVPGMHASINFKVNHLGFSWLTGRFDKFEGYYIHDPKNPANEKVEVTIDTRSVNSNHAERDRHLRSDDFLNVRRYPEAKFVSTNITNQADGSKLIKGNFTLNGVTQPLEIIAHKIGEGTDPWGGYRSGFEGKTEFKMKDFNFKKDLGPGSATVYLELHIEGIKR; from the coding sequence ATGAAAAAACTTAAATCGATGTTTATTGGGGCCGCCGCATTCTTGTTGGCACCCTTTGCTTTGGCTAACGCCACCACCTATGACATTGATGTGCCGGGGATGCACGCTTCGATTAACTTTAAAGTCAACCATCTAGGGTTTAGCTGGTTAACTGGTCGCTTTGATAAATTCGAAGGCTATTATATTCACGACCCCAAAAATCCCGCGAATGAAAAAGTTGAGGTGACGATTGATACGCGTAGTGTTAACTCCAACCATGCAGAACGTGATCGTCACTTGCGTAGTGATGACTTTCTAAATGTTCGCCGTTATCCTGAAGCGAAGTTTGTCAGTACCAACATCACCAATCAGGCCGATGGCAGCAAATTAATAAAAGGCAATTTTACCTTGAATGGCGTCACTCAACCTCTTGAAATTATCGCGCATAAGATTGGCGAGGGCACCGATCCTTGGGGTGGGTATCGTTCTGGATTTGAAGGTAAAACCGAGTTTAAGATGAAGGACTTTAACTTTAAAAAAGACCTAGGACCAGGTTCAGCCACAGTATATTTAGAATTGCATATCGAAGGGATTAAGCGTTAA
- a CDS encoding thiazole synthase: MKTTNNQAWLLADKEINSRLLIGSALYPSPDIMRQAIQASGSQVVTVSIRRQNIGDQSGQAFWQIIQSLGCHILPNTAGCRNAKEAMTTAQMAREIFGTNWIKLEVIGDDYTLQPDPFDLVKAAQALIEDGFEVFPYASDDLVLCQKLVDVGCRIVMPWASPIGSGKGIMNPYNMELIRQRLPNTTLIVDAGIGKPSHAAQALEMGFDGVLLNSAVALADDPVKMASAFKHAMDAGRFGYEAGVMPQREFASASTPTLGTPFWHQS, translated from the coding sequence ATGAAAACAACTAACAACCAGGCCTGGTTATTGGCGGACAAAGAAATCAACAGTCGTTTATTAATCGGTTCGGCACTTTATCCGTCACCGGATATTATGCGCCAAGCGATTCAAGCCAGTGGCAGCCAAGTAGTGACGGTGTCGATTCGCCGCCAGAATATTGGTGACCAGAGCGGTCAAGCGTTTTGGCAAATTATTCAATCACTGGGTTGTCATATTCTGCCAAACACGGCTGGCTGTCGTAACGCCAAAGAAGCGATGACCACCGCGCAGATGGCACGGGAAATTTTTGGCACTAACTGGATCAAGCTTGAAGTCATCGGTGATGACTATACGCTCCAACCCGATCCGTTTGATCTGGTCAAAGCCGCGCAAGCGTTAATCGAAGACGGTTTTGAAGTCTTTCCTTATGCCAGTGATGATCTTGTTTTGTGCCAAAAATTGGTGGATGTCGGTTGTCGGATTGTCATGCCTTGGGCGTCACCGATTGGTTCCGGCAAAGGCATTATGAACCCCTACAATATGGAACTGATTCGTCAACGCTTGCCCAATACCACCCTGATAGTCGATGCCGGTATCGGCAAACCCTCACACGCGGCACAGGCGTTGGAAATGGGCTTTGATGGCGTATTGCTTAACTCGGCGGTAGCACTTGCCGATGATCCGGTCAAAATGGCCAGCGCCTTTAAACACGCGATGGATGCCGGACGTTTCGGTTACGAGGCCGGTGTCATGCCACAACGTGAATTTGCCAGCGCCTCCACCCCAACGCTCGGCACCCCATTTTGGCATCAAAGCTAA
- the atpD gene encoding F0F1 ATP synthase subunit beta, with product MMSGKIVQIIGPVIDVEFKGAALPKVHDALTVDDNGLTLEVQQQIGDGVVRAIAMGSSDGLKRGMTVSNTGAAISVPVGKATLGRIFDVLGNEIDNAGPVEAEARMPIHRKAPRFEDLAASQELLETGVKVIDLICPFAKGGKVGLFGGAGVGKTVNMMELIRNIAIEHSGYSVFAGVGERTREGNDFYHEMNEGGVLDKVALVYGQMNEPPGNRLRVALTGLTMAEYFRDEGRDVLFFVDNIYRYTLAGTEVSALLGRMPSAVGYQPTLAEEMGQVQERITSTKTGSITSIQAVYVPADDLTDPSPATTFAHLDATVVLNRSIAETGIYPAIDPLDSTSRQLDPLVVGQEHYNVANGVQQTLQRYKELKDIIAILGMDELSEEDRALVARARKMQRFFSQPYFVAKVFTGEDGRYVPLAETIRGFKMILSGEMDDVPEQAFMFCGTIDEVIEKSQKYKG from the coding sequence ATCATGAGTGGAAAAATAGTACAAATTATCGGCCCGGTAATCGACGTCGAGTTTAAAGGTGCTGCGTTACCGAAGGTTCATGATGCTTTAACTGTTGATGATAATGGTTTGACCCTAGAGGTTCAACAGCAAATCGGTGATGGCGTAGTTCGTGCTATCGCGATGGGTTCATCTGACGGTTTAAAGCGTGGAATGACAGTATCTAATACAGGTGCAGCAATTTCTGTTCCTGTTGGTAAGGCTACACTAGGACGTATTTTTGATGTTTTAGGTAATGAAATTGACAATGCAGGCCCAGTTGAAGCTGAAGCCCGTATGCCAATTCACCGTAAAGCACCAAGATTTGAAGACTTAGCGGCGTCTCAAGAGTTGCTTGAGACAGGTGTTAAAGTAATCGATTTGATTTGCCCATTCGCTAAGGGTGGTAAAGTCGGTTTGTTCGGTGGTGCCGGTGTAGGTAAAACCGTAAACATGATGGAATTGATCCGTAACATCGCGATCGAGCACTCAGGCTACTCGGTATTTGCCGGTGTAGGTGAGCGAACACGTGAAGGTAACGACTTCTATCATGAAATGAACGAAGGTGGCGTACTTGATAAGGTTGCCTTGGTTTATGGTCAGATGAATGAGCCACCAGGAAACCGTTTACGTGTTGCTTTAACCGGTTTAACCATGGCGGAATATTTCCGTGATGAAGGCCGTGACGTATTGTTCTTCGTTGACAACATTTACCGTTATACCCTAGCTGGTACTGAAGTATCAGCTTTGCTAGGTCGTATGCCTTCTGCGGTAGGTTATCAGCCAACATTGGCAGAAGAGATGGGTCAGGTTCAAGAGCGTATTACCTCTACTAAGACTGGTTCTATCACTTCTATCCAAGCGGTATATGTTCCTGCTGACGACTTAACTGACCCGTCTCCGGCAACGACTTTTGCTCACTTGGATGCAACTGTTGTACTTAACCGTTCTATCGCTGAAACTGGTATTTATCCAGCGATTGACCCATTGGACTCGACTTCACGTCAGCTAGATCCGTTGGTTGTAGGTCAAGAGCATTACAATGTTGCAAACGGTGTTCAGCAAACCTTACAGCGTTATAAAGAGTTGAAAGACATTATTGCTATTTTGGGTATGGATGAACTTTCAGAAGAAGACCGTGCATTAGTTGCACGTGCACGTAAAATGCAACGTTTCTTCTCTCAGCCTTATTTCGTTGCGAAAGTGTTTACCGGTGAAGATGGACGTTATGTTCCTCTAGCTGAAACCATTCGTGGTTTCAAAATGATTTTGAGTGGTGAAATGGACGATGTGCCTGAACAGGCATTTATGTTCTGTGGAACTATTGATGAGGTCATCGAGAAATCTCAGAAATATAAGGGGTAA
- the thiS gene encoding sulfur carrier protein ThiS: MIVIINGEPRDTIATNLAGLLVELKIEGAFALALNENFVPKSQYANTTIHENDRIEIVAPMQGG, translated from the coding sequence ATGATTGTCATCATAAATGGTGAACCAAGAGACACTATAGCCACCAATCTAGCAGGCCTGCTGGTGGAGTTAAAAATTGAAGGGGCATTTGCGTTGGCACTTAATGAAAACTTTGTGCCCAAAAGCCAATACGCCAACACGACAATTCACGAAAATGACCGCATCGAAATTGTCGCGCCCATGCAAGGCGGCTGA
- the atpG gene encoding F0F1 ATP synthase subunit gamma: protein MAGGSKEIRTQIASVKNTQKITKAMEMVAASKMRKAQARMSATRPYVEKVKRVMSHVAGAHHEYKHPFTLERPVKRVGLVVVSSDRGLCGGLNTNLFRKTLRQLKAWKEQNVEVELALIGKKALAFFKHFGGNVVASKADLGDTPHISDLVGTIKVMLDRFESGDIDAVFVASNQFLSAMSQNPSIEQLVPLTVEQDETATHWDYLYEPDAKEALDTLMVRYVESTVFGAVVENVACEQSARMVAMKSASDNAGKMIKELQLAYNKARQAAITQELSEIVAGASAV, encoded by the coding sequence ATGGCAGGCGGTAGTAAAGAGATACGGACGCAAATTGCGTCGGTAAAAAATACCCAAAAAATCACCAAAGCCATGGAGATGGTGGCCGCGTCTAAAATGCGTAAAGCACAAGCTCGTATGAGCGCGACGCGCCCCTATGTTGAAAAGGTGAAACGCGTAATGTCACACGTTGCTGGTGCACATCATGAGTATAAACATCCGTTTACTCTTGAGCGTCCAGTTAAACGTGTAGGTTTAGTGGTGGTTTCATCTGATCGTGGTTTATGTGGTGGTTTAAATACCAACCTATTCCGTAAAACACTAAGACAACTTAAAGCGTGGAAAGAGCAAAATGTTGAAGTCGAGTTGGCTTTAATCGGTAAAAAAGCTCTAGCCTTCTTTAAGCATTTTGGCGGCAATGTTGTAGCTTCTAAAGCTGATTTAGGTGATACACCGCATATCAGTGATCTAGTTGGTACGATTAAAGTTATGTTGGATCGTTTCGAATCGGGCGATATTGATGCAGTGTTTGTTGCATCAAATCAGTTTTTATCCGCGATGTCACAGAATCCATCTATCGAACAATTGGTTCCTTTAACGGTAGAGCAGGATGAAACTGCTACCCATTGGGACTATTTGTATGAGCCAGATGCTAAAGAAGCATTAGATACGCTAATGGTTCGTTATGTTGAAAGTACTGTGTTTGGTGCAGTGGTTGAAAACGTAGCCTGTGAACAATCAGCACGTATGGTCGCAATGAAGAGTGCGTCTGATAATGCGGGCAAGATGATCAAAGAGCTACAACTTGCTTACAACAAAGCTCGTCAGGCAGCGATTACACAAGAGTTGTCAGAGATTGTTGCAGGTGCTTCTGCAGTCTAG
- a CDS encoding F0F1 ATP synthase subunit epsilon has translation MAVSMQVDIVSAEGEIFSGKADMLFAQAANGEVGILPLHTQFLSQLRPGEVRVKSGDEEDSYYINSGTIEVQPHVVTILADTCVRSKDLDEAHAAEAKQRAEDAMENAKSEVDIARAQVELAEAVAQIQTITKLRERLQKTGMA, from the coding sequence ATGGCAGTCTCTATGCAAGTAGATATCGTAAGTGCGGAAGGTGAGATTTTCTCAGGAAAAGCGGATATGCTTTTCGCACAGGCTGCCAATGGAGAGGTGGGTATTCTACCTCTCCATACCCAGTTTTTGAGCCAGCTTAGACCTGGTGAAGTCCGTGTTAAAAGTGGTGATGAAGAAGATTCTTACTACATTAATAGCGGTACGATTGAAGTGCAACCTCATGTTGTTACGATTTTGGCTGATACTTGTGTTCGTTCAAAAGACTTGGATGAAGCACATGCAGCGGAAGCTAAACAACGTGCTGAGGATGCTATGGAAAACGCGAAAAGTGAAGTTGACATTGCGCGTGCGCAGGTTGAATTGGCTGAAGCGGTTGCCCAAATACAAACCATCACGAAACTTCGTGAGCGTTTGCAAAAAACTGGGATGGCATAA